One window of Chloroflexus aggregans DSM 9485 genomic DNA carries:
- a CDS encoding FAD-dependent oxidoreductase gives MRIVIAGAGPAGMVVARTMVERGHDVIVLEKRHVPGGKVSAWQDADGDWIESGLHVFFGAYRNLLAFLERYGLGDTFNWKPAEMIFVSERHGLAPIRFVPWLPTPFNGLAGVFAFKPLSLADKLRMGLGLIRVIFGDQEYVDQQDNETYASWHLRHGMGQRSLDEVMHTMALALNFQRADRVSAKLPLTAMLHFAHEKEAPRMALVKGSPDTNIWRPLIAQIERLGGKVELNARVAAIEYDAETNQVSGFRLDDGRLVTGDVYVSAMPVHNLRKVLSPALREMPYFANLNHLKGSPVITMQLFFDRRIAGVDNLLFSAGTHLSVYADMAIVAPEYHKGERSIMQFVVAPAAELITLPDNELVQFVMGEFVRLHPIAREAKLLKHTIVRIPNSVYQALPGVDKYRPDQATPVRNLFLAGDYTRQPFLASIEGAVISANRCIERITEAQARGDLIIQPQLLAAAD, from the coding sequence ATGCGGATTGTGATTGCAGGTGCCGGCCCTGCCGGCATGGTCGTAGCGCGGACGATGGTCGAGCGTGGTCACGACGTGATCGTACTCGAGAAGCGACATGTGCCCGGTGGTAAGGTATCGGCGTGGCAAGATGCCGATGGTGACTGGATTGAGAGCGGATTGCACGTCTTTTTTGGTGCGTATCGCAATCTCTTGGCGTTTCTGGAGCGGTACGGTCTTGGCGACACGTTCAATTGGAAGCCGGCGGAGATGATCTTTGTCTCCGAGCGTCACGGTTTGGCGCCGATCCGATTTGTCCCGTGGTTACCGACTCCATTCAACGGTCTAGCCGGCGTTTTTGCCTTTAAGCCGCTCTCGTTGGCCGATAAGCTGCGCATGGGGTTAGGGCTGATACGGGTGATTTTTGGCGATCAGGAGTACGTCGATCAACAAGACAACGAGACCTACGCCTCGTGGCACTTGCGTCATGGAATGGGACAGCGATCGCTGGACGAAGTAATGCATACGATGGCGCTTGCGCTCAACTTCCAGCGCGCCGATCGCGTCTCGGCCAAGCTACCGTTAACGGCAATGCTCCACTTTGCGCATGAGAAAGAAGCACCGCGCATGGCGCTCGTTAAAGGTTCACCCGATACCAACATTTGGCGCCCGCTGATTGCGCAAATCGAGCGGTTGGGAGGAAAGGTCGAGCTGAATGCACGTGTTGCCGCCATTGAATACGATGCCGAGACGAATCAGGTGAGTGGATTCCGGCTCGATGATGGTCGTCTGGTGACCGGTGATGTCTATGTCTCGGCGATGCCGGTGCATAATCTACGCAAAGTTCTTTCGCCGGCTCTCCGTGAGATGCCCTATTTCGCGAACCTGAACCATCTGAAAGGGTCGCCGGTGATCACGATGCAGCTCTTCTTCGACCGTCGGATCGCCGGGGTCGATAACCTGTTGTTTAGTGCCGGTACCCATCTGAGCGTCTATGCCGATATGGCGATAGTGGCCCCGGAGTATCATAAGGGTGAGCGAAGTATCATGCAGTTTGTGGTCGCGCCGGCAGCCGAGCTGATCACCTTGCCAGATAATGAGTTAGTGCAATTTGTAATGGGTGAGTTTGTGCGTTTGCACCCGATTGCCCGCGAAGCCAAACTGCTCAAGCACACGATTGTACGCATTCCCAATTCGGTCTACCAGGCATTGCCGGGGGTCGATAAGTATCGGCCCGATCAGGCCACACCGGTGCGCAATTTGTTCCTCGCCGGCGATTATACGCGCCAACCTTTCTTGGCCTCGATTGAGGGAGCGGTGATCAGTGCGAATCGCTGTATCGAACGTATCACCGAAGCACAGGCCCGTGGTGATCTGATCATTCAACCTCAGCTTCTTGCCGCAGCCGATTGA